The genomic window ATAATAACATATCCACATAATTAATTCAAGGAAATTTGGAGCAAGAAATATAATGGATTCAATGTGTTTACAGTCAGAGATTCCAAAAAATAGACTATGCTAGGTTGTTGGATGTATGGACGAACTAATTAGGAAGTGATGCGATTGCTGTCCCAATCCAAACACAGGTTAAAAACCGGAGAATCTCCAAAATGATTACTTCTTCAAACAAGGAAAATGCAGTGCCAGTCATCCAATAACAGCACAAAGGGAGTGGGCAAAATTAAACAGCTGGTATACCAAGGCTCCATAAAAAGGTTCTGCTGCTTTGCCTGTAAATAAACACCTAACAGAATGCAGAGTTCGGATGCAGTGTTCTGCCACTTCCAGCTCGTTGTCTCCTAGGAATATGTTCTAATTACTGCTTATTTCCacttaaggccttgtttggatattGTCAcattcacctcaatccacatgtgtggtGGAATTTAGTTTATATTGCACTCCAATCCACTGCATCACACGTAGACTGATGCGAATCCGACTATATTCGAACAAGGCCGAAGTATTGAACGTAGTGCCAGTAGAACCAATGTAGATGTAGTGCTTTTTCGAATTTCGAAGGGTGGCTTCAGAAGATTAGTAGTACAACTGTAGAAGTAAACAATACTGGAGTACTACTGCCAGAAAATGAACGAAAAATGTCAGGGCACTCACCATCCAGCCCGAGCATCCATCCTGACCTCCTGGCATCCTTCACATGTGGCCGCTACCGATCTACCAGAAGGCAGATTCCTGCTTCAACCCAGCACCAGCGAGCAGCGCAGCGAAGCCCCGTTCCTAGGTTCCTCCCGCCGGACCCCGGGCACCGCCAACATGGCCTCCGGCAGTCGGGCCAAAGCAGTACGGGACGACCCAAGCCGAGTCGCTCGGGAGCTCATCTCCGGTGTGGCTAGTTTGCCACCGGGAGACCCGCGGGACCGCGTCCGTCCGTCACGGGTTAGGCTTAGGCGGGGCAGTCGCCGGCCGGATCCATCTTTTTTTTTTAGGGGATCTTTTTCGTCCATCTTGATTGATGAACTCCGGCGCGGGCCGAAACGGGCCGGATATCGGCCCCTCCCTCTCGTAACCCGTTGCAACCAAACTGATGGGCCACTGATGTTTTCGAGACCATCATCATAAAATAATGGCTCTCGCAGCAGCCCAGTACGATAAGGAAGAAGTGCTCCCGACCTCATGGATAGTCTGATTATCTCCTTTAAGTATAAAACCGGTAACCTCCATAGACGATCAAAGAAATAAGATGATCGTTTTGATCTTCAATGTACTCTTATTTTTTAAGGTCATTTTGTGTCGAGTTATTCTTTTGTACAGGCTATTATTTTCCTTGATATATATGAGATATGACACACTCTTTTGAGTgtctttctcaaaaaaaaaaggggGTAACCTCTATGAGCAGTTTTGTAAGCATTTTTAGCTGATGTGGTGGCATAGCCATCATCCTAAGTGGCATCATGATAGTTCAGAAAGATCAATTAATCTTTCTAAAAACATTATAGAAATAATTTGTcaaaaaattatataaatattTTTAAATAAAATATACATTTATAAAAAACACTAAAATCTAATTGAGTAATGAAACATATAAAATTTGTTTAActcataaaaatataaaaatatgaaaccagttttatatttttttcctaaaatcaagctctacctTTTTTCTTGCTTAGAATTATTTGAATCTTACATGGTCTACTGAAATTTGAAACTAGCCAAATATGAAATGGAGGATGCAAATAAAAAGACAAAATTTTAAGATTGCAGCGTGAATCATTGCGCAGCCCCACCATGCAAACTAAAAGAATGTTTTCTCAGCATCAATGTCTAGCTTAACCGTTGAGACATGCGTAAGAAAgttcaaataaaaaatataattcaaGCTTTGATTGCACAATAACAACGTGTCAACATGTACCATGTGGTTTAACTTTGTAGCTGCACTATCttctttaggggacatcacaacTGTGACATGTGCAAGATGATTGGACCATCAGCAGCAGCTGGCATACGAGTATACGTCGTCTACGACTTGGTCAACAACATCTGGACGGACGTGACTGATTCCTCATTCGTCATCACCGGCGTAGGTCTGCGCATGCACCGATGATCGAGTAGAAAGGCAGTTTGGATGGACTCGGGAGACTTCATATATTTCCCAAAATCATGATCTATATATCCCTAACTCATGATCTATAAATCGATTAGTTTCAACCGTTTGAAGAGCATAAACATCCGGTTTTATAGTTAAAGTAGGTAAATCGGATTACCCCAATAATTAGAAGGAGGTCAGGAGGACTTTTTCCGTCCCATAAATCCTTCCAGTACCGTACAACCTTGCTTGTTCTGACCACCATAAAACTTCTCCTCGAAAAAAAAACTTTATTTTTTTCGCTAAACAAACGCACAAGCTGTTACTTGCCGGTATTTGAATACCAGTTCTTGGGCAACATCGAGCTAGCTGGAACTAAAGGcggggcctgttcggctggtattaaaatcGGTTGATAAATGGGCTGaatctgatttgttgtgagaaaaaaatatcgtagattctagctgataaattcaagcgaacaggcccgtaAAACCGAAATGCGTAACAAAAGTTAGTTTAAGAAACAAGAGGCCCCGAATTCAGAGTGCGCCAGCACTGTCTCGCACAACCGCATGACATCATCGTTGTcacgtactccctccatcctaaaataagTGTACTTCTAAAATTTAGATGAAGAGCTCAAGGTTAGTGTGAAATTACATATATGTTCCTGTAAAGGTGTGATGATTGCACCTTGGGAAAAGAGAGAGTAGAAAAAGACAAATGAAATTAATTTCTCTTATATGTAGAGATGCATTTATTTTGGGAAAATTTTAAATTCTAGAAGTTACTCTTATTatgggggggtggggggtgggggtgggggggggggagtAACGGTAAATTCGTGCTCCGTCAGTCACCGGCCGTCCTCCTCAACCAAATCCGGGCCAAATTCGAAGCCCCCCGTGCGGCGCGTACGTGCGCCGGAGAGGAAAGGCAGCTCTCTGCCCTGGCCGCACCTACACGTCCGTCCTCGGTGGCCGCCGGCTGGGTGAGTTGGAAGGAGGAAATCCCAAACGCTTGGCATAAATACGCCAATCCCGTAGGCATTGATTGCGCGACGGACACGCTCGCCCGTTAATTCCGTGCCGCCCTTCGCCTCTTTCAAATTCCAATCCCCCTCCATTTTCTTCTCTTCCTCCCAAACCAGCACGAGCACGGAGCGAGCAGCTACTCCGGAAACCACTGCATCAACGGAGATCACCGGCGGCCCTGCTCTTCCCGATGCACGCGTGcttccatggcggcggcggcaacagCAGCAGGATCACCAAGTCCGTCGGCTTCATCGCCAAGAGCGTACGCCGCCTGACATCCCAATCGCTCCCCCTGCTTCTGCTCTACGCGCCCGCGCGCCGCGCGCGTGATGTTAATGTAATGTGATGTCGTGTCCGCCGCTTGCGCAGATGAAGGCCATGTCCCTCCTAAAGGTGAAGACGACGGGCGACGGCGAGGGCGACGGCCACCCGCGCCGTCGGCGGCGACGGCATCAGAGGCGCTCCCCGGAGGCGGCCGAGGAGCTGCAGGACAAGGACGTCGCGGCGGCATCCTCGTCGGCGTCCTCGTCCGCCAAGATCGCGCCAGCGCAGCCGCACGAAGCCGCCGACGGTGACCGTCGGAAAGATCGCCTCCACCTGGACGAGGAGCAGGGGCAAGGAGGAGCGAAACATGAGCACTGCGACAAGTGCTGCTCGCCgttggacgacgacgacggcgctggcgATGCGGAGGCCGCCGCGGGTACGGCGGACGCGGCAAGTGACGGGGAGTGGGCGGCGGAGCCGGAGCCCGGTGTGCTGATGACGCTGGTGTCGCGCGGCGACGGCAGCAACTACCTCCGCAGGATCCGGTTCAGCGAGGAGTACTTCGGCGACGCGTGGGCGGCGCAGACCTGGTGGGCGGACAACTGCGACCGCATCGTCGAGCTCTACAGCGTTGTCGTCCAGCCCGAGCACCACTCGcaggacggcgacgacgacgacgatccggCGGTGCCCGTAACCCCATGCCAATCCGAGGACGACGAGCACCAACTGCAGGTACACGATCGGAATCGTTCTGATTCGATTCGATTCGATTTGGTTGGGTTTCCCGCTGTTTCTGAATTCTGATCGCTCGCGCTGTGGGGTGGCCACCTACCTCCACCGTACTCAGCAGCTACTGGCTTGGTACGACAGCAAGGCAATAAAAGATTTGCAATACCGCCATGAACCATCATGATCAATGGAGCATTTCGTTTCAAATGCTTGGCACGATCATTGGTTCCTGACCTCCTGTACTCTCACAACCAGCCATCTTTTCGGTGATGGAGTGCCGTTTCTTTGCAGCTGTACACACGGCGATAAATAGGGCGGCAGTGTACCAACAAAATCTTCATGTACAAAATTAAACTTCCACCTCCGTGCGCACCAATTGCATAGAATCTAGGgggcgtttggccgggctcccgccGGCTCTGGCTCCCACACTGTAGCCTGTAGCGTGCAGGAGCTGGAGCAggaggagaaaaaaaaaacgagcttctccggcttcagcgctgtcagtgagagaggaaaggagagagaaaaacggctcctGTAAACAGTGTCGCAACACGAGATGAACAGGAAGGAGTCAGAGAAGCCGGAGCCGCTCGAagcccggccaaacgggctcCTAGTTTCGCTGCACCTGCACTTCGCCAACGCCTTTTATTTGTACCCAAAGTATCTCACTTAACCTCACAAATATGTGTGTCTGCCCCTTTCTGGATCTGGAGATAGTATGGTACACAGTTTTTTTTACATGATGTTATGGTATTTACATTTGTAATTGAGAGTGCATTGTGTGTGGTTTCTAGGATGGGATTGGGAACTTGGACTACTCGGCGTCGTGCTCGGCGTCCGCATCGGGAGGTTCCACCTCCAACTTCTCCGGGCCgtccagcggcagcggcagcgggtcGGCCAACAAGGTGGACTCTCCAATTCTCGGCCTCGTCACCGAGGCCGACAGCATCACAAGAACAGCCCGGGCGGAGCACAGCCATAAAGCAATGGGACAAGAACAGTGACACTTATACTTGTTCGTCCATCTTACACCATTGTTTCTGACAGTTTCCACAATGCTTAACTTATAGGCTGCATTCTAAGCAGCTAAAGGATGTTTGGAATTTTGGACAAGTGGTTTTTTGCTGAAAATGTACAGTATTTACTATTTAgctcaaaattcaaaatgaatcatAAGCTCAATCCAATGAAACAGGCcttatatttttttttattaCTTGTTGTTTCTCAAAGTCGTATGGATTATTCAGACTTTC from Miscanthus floridulus cultivar M001 chromosome 11, ASM1932011v1, whole genome shotgun sequence includes these protein-coding regions:
- the LOC136490912 gene encoding putative protein Brevis radix-like 5, translated to MHACFHGGGGNSSRITKSVGFIAKSMKAMSLLKVKTTGDGEGDGHPRRRRRRHQRRSPEAAEELQDKDVAAASSSASSSAKIAPAQPHEAADGDRRKDRLHLDEEQGQGGAKHEHCDKCCSPLDDDDGAGDAEAAAGTADAASDGEWAAEPEPGVLMTLVSRGDGSNYLRRIRFSEEYFGDAWAAQTWWADNCDRIVELYSVVVQPEHHSQDGDDDDDPAVPVTPCQSEDDEHQLQDGIGNLDYSASCSASASGGSTSNFSGPSSGSGSGSANKVDSPILGLVTEADSITRTARAEHSHKAMGQEQ